In Methanomassiliicoccus sp., the genomic stretch TCTCTCCAACCGCAACCGTTCGTTCAGGTTCAGTATCGAACCCGTGATGAAGCCCAGATCCCGACCCTTATCGTCCTCGACCCGGGACAGGCACATCTCTCCCATTATGCTGCTGCCATCTCTCCGAGCGAACTCCGCCTGGGAATACCAGTGACCGGTTCGAGCGATCGATTCATAGGCTTCCGTCCTCTTCTCATCGGACAGGATCAGGAAGTCCCTGACCTTGTGCCCAACCAACTCTTCCTTTGAGCTCACCTTTACCAGGTCCATGAATGTCTGGTTGGCATAGGCCAATATCGCTTCATCGTCTATGATGAAGTTGGCGTTCAGCGAGGAGTCCATCGCGTGCTTGAAGAGAAGGCTCGATTCCTTCACCTTCTTGTGGGCGTTGATGACCTCGGCATAGAGTATGATGCCCCCTACGACATCTTCTGCATCATACCAAGGGCGGCATTCCCATCTCGTCCAGGTGATGGAGCCGTCGCTCCTTTGATACGGATCGTCCTCCGCGCTCAGCACCTCGCCGGCCAAGGCACGCTGGTGGACGTCCCTGAACCTTTGCGGAAGATCCGGGAAGACCTCATAGTGGTGCCGTCCGATAACATCCTCGCTCGATACGTTATACTCCTCGAAGAAGCGTTTGCTGGCATAGAGGTATCTCAAGTCCCTATCCAGAACGGCTATGCCGCTACGGCTATGCTCAACGATGTTCTTCATCAGATCATTGGACCATAGCAACCGTAGCTCCGCCTTCTTGCGATCGGTTATGTCCTGGTCCGAGCCGATCACGATAAGAGGCTTTCCCTCCTCATCGAACCTGGCTATCTCTCCGAATACATTCAGCACGCGGACCGATCCGGCTGTCGTGACTATCCGGAAGTCGAAATTAATGGGCGAATTGCCTAACATTATTTTGTCGATCTCCCGTTTGACCAGCTCGCGATCGTCAGGGTGAATATATCTGTAAAAAGCATCCATGGTCGGGGTGAATCGCTGCCTGTCCTCGCCGAAGATACGGTACATTTCATCGGACCATGACAGCTCCCCGGTCCTGAAATTCCACTCCCAGCTCCCGATGTGCGCGATCCGCTGGGCATCTGCCAGGTTCTTCTCGCTCCTCTTGAGCCGCTCAACCGATTCTTTTTTCTCGGTGATGTCTCGCACCGCCACGACCGCCCCTACTATCGCTCCCACCTCGTCGCGTATTGGGCCAAAGCTGTAACTTCCCCACCAGCTCTCCCCAGTGTCCTTCCTTTGCAGCCTATACTCGACGCCGGTGGCGGTCTCCCCCCGCAACGCCCGAGGGACCGACCTCTGGTCTGCAACGACAGGAGTGCCGTCCGGTAAGAAGACTTCATTGCGATCCAGGCACTGTGACAACCTCTTGAACGCCTCTTTCTTGTCCTTCAATCGATGAAACCGGACGAAAGCTTCATTGACCTCGACGATCCCGCCCTGGGGATCTGCTATGAGGACCGCATCGGTCATGCTGTGGAGGGCGGCGTTGAGCTTGGCATTGGATGTCAAAGCGCTCTCTTCGGCCCTGCGCCTCCTCACCGCCTCTTTGATCTTGTACTCAAGCTCAACGAACTGAGCGGTCGGCTCCCCTCCCTTCTGCAGGTAGAAGTCAGCCCCTTCGTTCAAGGCCTCGATAACGACCTGTTCGCGCCCTTTGCCAGTGAACAGGATGAACGGCATCTTGTTATTGCGGCGGCGCAGCAACTTAAGGAAGTCGATGCCGTTCATCACCGGCATCTGATAATCTGAGATAACAGCATCGTATGATGTCGAGGCCATCATCATCTCGGCCCCCTCGGCCGAGTTTATAGTGTCGACCGATAGGTCACCCGACATCTCTAGAAACGCCTTTCCGATCTCGAGCAACGCCTCTTCATCATCAACATATAGAACCCGAATCATCCTGGCTCAAATGATTTTTCATCGTTCTTGCCTACTTATATTTGCTCTTGAGAAATATCTTCAACGATAATGATTCAAAACAAGACTTATTATAGCAAATGAAAAAAGAGAAGTGGTGCGGCCCAGGGGCCGCACCAGTGGAGGATCCTACTGCACGTCCTTGGGTCCCTCCTTCTTATCGAGCTTCTCCCGCTTGCCCACGCGCTGCAGGCGGCCTGGAGCCCACCACGCCTTCTCTCCCATGAGGGACATGGCCGCCGGGACGATGTACGTCCTGACGATCATGGCATCGCAGAGAACGGCGAAGGCAAGGGCGAACCCGAACTCCTGGAGCATGGTGTTGGTAGAGAGCATCAACGAGCCGAAGGCGCCAGCCATGATCAGCGCTAGGGCGGTGATTATGCCGCCGGTGGCTTCCACGGCGTCTATGACTGCGTCATTGGTGCCCTTCCCTTTGTGGGCTTCCTCCCGTATGCGGGTGAGAATGAACACGTTGTAGTCCATCCCTATCCCCATGAGCATGACGAACAGGATCAAGGGCACTAGGAACAGCAGCGGAACGTCCATCCACACCCCGAACACGAAGTAGGTCGCAGCGAAGGACCAGGCAATGCTCAAGGCGATGGAGACCACCGCGAACGCCGGCAGCAGTACGGATCCAAGGACCAGCATCAGGACGATGAAGATCCCGATGACCACCAGGGTCTCGATGAAGGTGAACTGGTGGTTCATATCCACGCTGAGATCATGGATGACGGCGCTCTGTCCTCCCACCAATATCTGCGTTCCGGACAGTATCGATTCGTTCCCTACCGCATTGTTCAGCTCGTCCCTCAGGGTCGGCATCAGGTTGACCGAGGCAGTGCTCATCGGCTCATCGGTCAGCGTCACGGTGATGAGTACGGTCTGATTGTTGGTGCCCACCATCGACAGTATTTTTTGCTGTATCTCTGCCGATAGGCCGGAGAAATTGTGGTAGTCGACCAGCTCCCCGTACGGCCGGGTCGGGCTGGTGATTGACTGCACTTCATGATTCGCTGCTATGGTCGCGGTTATGTTCTCTACCGCGTCCATATACTGCATGTTCAATCCGGTCCCATTGTAGATGGTGACGTCCGAAGAGTCCATGACCACATAGGTGGGCATGATGAGGCCTGCACCGAAGTCCTGAGACAGTGCGTGCAGACCATCCGTACTCTCGCTCGAGCCTATGCTGCCGATGAAATCGAAGCTGGTCTCGGCGGTCGCGTATATGTAGGCTGCCGGTAACGACGCAAGGATCGCCACGATGACGATGATCTTGGAATACTTCACGGCATTCGATGCGGCCCGGTGGAAGTAGCCACGATTGCCTGCCGCCTTCTTCTGGTTGTACTTTTCGCAGTACCTCTTCCATCTCTGGCCGTTGTTCGGCCAGAAGATGCGGTTGCCGAAGACCATGATCAGGGACGGCACCAGGGTCAGCGCGACCAACAGCGCAACGACGATGGCCAGGCCTAGGATGAGCCCCATCGTCTGGACCATGGAATACGAAGCGGTCGACATTGCCAGGAAGGCGATGATGACCGTGGCCCCGCTAGTAAGAATGGACTCCCCTGCCCAGGTGACCGCAGTATGTACCGCCTGCTCCCTGGTCGCCCCCTTGATCCGCTCTTCCTTGTAACGGGTCATGAGGAATATGGAGTAGTCGGTGCCCACACCAAGCAGGACGGTCACCAGCAGAGTTGTCACGAAGTACATCACGTTGGCGACGTAAGTGCCTATGAAGAACACCAGTGCCTCACTGATGCCTATCGCGATCGCCACCGCCCCCAGGGGGATCCACTGGGCTAGAACGGAGCGGAACATGATGCCCATGAGCACGATGATGATGATGATGGTCAGGGGCTCGATGATCGCCAGGTCCCTCTCAGAGCTGGATTTCATATCCGAAGAGATGGCCGCATCACCAGTGACATAGGTGGTGATCGAGGAATGTTGTGCAGAATTGAGGTCGGAGACGATGTTTCTTATGACCTTCACATCGTCCAGTAGCGGCTTGTCCCCATCATCCGTAACGTAGTTCGCATCAACGGTGAACCCGACCATGACCAGCATGGTGTGGTTATTGGAGGCCACAAAGCTGGATAGGTAGGTCGCCGGGATCTGCACCGGGTACGAGGACAGCGTGCCGTTGGTCATGACGGAATGGGCGTACTCGTTCACCTTGGCCGCATCATAGGTCGGCCCTAGATTGTAGATGTCCTGGAGGAAGGTCATGTTGGTGATGCCGGCCTTCTGGCTTACCAGATTCAATGTGAACGAGTGGACCGCCGACTTAACCACCTCCGGGTTCGAGAACATCTGGAGGTTGAAGCTGCTCAGGGTCGCGTTCATTACCGGCTGATACTCGGAAGGGAGCTGGGATATGAATGTGGGCGCCACCATGCTGATAGAATAGTTAGCGCGGGCCATCGGATCTGACGACAGGGTCGGGGAGGCCGCGGTGGCATTCCACACGCCAGTGAAGGCATGATAGTATCCGTTGGCCATGGTCTTGTTGGAGGCATCGGCCGTCGCCAGAGCTTGCTCTAGGTATTGGCCGGTCGCCGCGTATGCGGCGCCGTCGACCTGGGCCGTCGTATAGCTCGGGTAGGTCGAATGGATGTATGCCCAGTTCTGCTCATAGATGTAAGGTATTCCGTAGAGCAGGAATGCACTGGTATTCACCTGGGTCTCGGCCGAGTACAGGTTCGGACCCAGTTGTTGGACATATCCGGCAATGACCAGGTCAGAGACCGAGTAGATCGAAGATATGTTGCCAAAATATGTGATGTCCTTGGACGACTCGATCCGTTCCTGGAGAGCAAGTACGTAATCTCTTATCTCCGCATCGGTCACATTATCCGACTGCAACACGATGAATGCCGTACCATTGGCTACGGCCGTCTGGAAATTTTCATCTATTATGTCTTGAGCCTTCAAGGACTCGTAGCTGGAAGATGCCCCGTCTGTGATCTGGTAGCTCACGACGCTGTTCAATTGCATCATGGCTGGAATGGAGATCAACAGGACAGCTATCCAGAAGACCACGATGGCCTTGGGATGTTTGACGATCATGTTAGCCAATCTGTCCAACATACTGACACCTGAAACTTAGAGAGGGGTCACCGACGAAGATGTATAAAAATCTGTTTGAGTAAGCTCAAATTTAGAGTTCACTCAATATTTGATTATACTCAAATATGACTAACAACATCCACGGTCGTCTATTCATCGACAAGAACGATTGCAACTATTATCACTCTCGGGTGGATACTGGAGAGCAGTTGACCATGGGCAGAAAGATCGAGTCAATAATCACCAAAGTTCGCGAGGATAAGGGCAGAGGCCGTCTGGTCGGTCTCAACGAGCAGCGCAGGAACGAGACCACGGATAGGATCATCTGTGTATCGAAGGAGCTTTTCGCAAGAAACGGCTATGCCAAGACAACGACCCGCCAGATCGCCGAGGCCGCGGGGATATTGAACGGTAGCCTATTCCATCTATTTCCAACGAAGGAGGATATCCTCAAAGGTGTGATGGTCAGCATCTATAATGATGCATTGGAGGAAGCGGAACAGTATCTCAAGGGCAACAAGGACATCATCATCACGGTGGGTTACCCTGCGGCTCTGGAGCTGTATGCTGCCTACAAGGACCATCGCGCTTCAGAACTGCTGTTCGAGGCCCATTCGTCATGGAAGGTGATGAACGGCCTTGTCGATCGCTCGATCGACTGGATGGAGAGCCGGCTGAACGGCTTCGCGTCCGATGAGGAGAAGGAAAGGTACAGGCTCGACTACATTATCATCTGGGGCTGTCTGTGCGCCCTGATCTCCGAGTGCTACCACGGCCAGCCCAGGGGTTTCGATCCAGCACTGCGGTCCATCCTCAAAGTCATCTGCTCCCTCAATGACATATCGGTCGAGGACGCCGATTCAGTCGACGCCGAGCTGATCGAGATACTCCGCAACGGGAAGACCGTGATAAGCAAGTTCGATTTCAAGTAGGGCGGAAAGGCTCCCGGGTCGGAGATGGCTCCTGGGCCAGGGGGCTCATCCCCCGAGCCGCTGTTGGTAAGCTTCTCGCGTCGATTACTATGATCTCCGGGTTGGCGCGAAGAGCAAGAAAGGGCGCCTCATTGATGGGCGCGGAACGCTTCTGACCCCACTTACTTCGTTCCGCCGTAGACCGCGAAGTTGTAGTACTTCCAGACGACGTCCAAGTCGCGGAAACCGACATCGCCCATCCATCTCAGGTGATCGACAAGCTTTGCCGGACTGTCCTCCTGGCGGTAACGGGTGATATGCGCATGGTCGACCTCCTCGTGGGAGAAGCTCCGGTACATGAATTCCTTCCACTTCGCCATGTACACTTCCTGCAGGTCATCGTTCGAGGCGAGAACGAGGTCCGCGTTGTAGAAGCAGCCCCCCGACCGGAGGGCATCGAAGACCTTGCGGTAGATGGCTTTCTTCTCCTCGTCGGAACCGATGTGATGAAGGGCCAGTGAGGACACTACCGCATCATATGGGCCGTCGAGCTGGAAATCATGGATGTCGGCGACCACGTACCCGACGTTATCATGGCCGCTCAAACGCTGCCTGGCAATGTCCAGCATCTCCTTGGTCATGTCTAGGCAGGTCAGTTCCGCCTCCGGTCGCGATCTCAGCACCGCGGCCGATAGAGCCCCCGTCCCGCAGCCGATGTCCAGCACCCTGGGCATCCGGTTCCATCGGGGCATTACACTCGAGATGAGGGCGTCGAGCATCTCGCTGTAGCGGGGAATGATCCTCGTAATGCGTCCGTCATAACTGGTCGATCCCTCAGCGAACCTGGCCCTGATGTCCTCCATCTTTCGTTCCTTGTCCACGGGCAGCACCCTCACTTCGTCCACGCGTCCCTCATCGGCCACCAAGCTCGGACGCCGAACAGTATTATTCTACCTTGGCCATCATTATCTCATTAGATATTAGTATTTTAAACGCCTTTTCCGGTCAGCAGGGTCGTCGGGGCGCGGAGGGATGGGAACGATCAGAAAGCATGAGGTTAGGATTCTGGTAGCGATAGGAATGGGACTCTTCGCCGTGCTCGCTGCCGCTATAGTGTATGGAGCGCCGAACGCCACGTCCAGCACGACCTCCCGCACCCATGACGCTATGGCTTTGGACGGGGTGACCGTGACGATCACCGGACAGCCCGAGCGGACCGCCACGGGCTATGCCGTGCCGATCGACGTCACCAATCATCGGGAGGAGGCCATCAGCATCAAGGACATGAACATCGTGGTGACCCTCACCGACATCTCCACCATCAACGCCACCTGCCACGGCCCTGACTTCGTGGTCCCGGGCGGGACCGAGAGTTTTCTCATCATCATCGACGATCCCGGTCACATCGAAATTTTTGTCATCGATCTGATCCAAGGCGACACCTACCTGCGGGCGGTCATGCCCATACCGGGCCCCTACCTCGAGCTACCGGACGTTCCCCAGGTCACCGTTCCCGATGATGCCGCCACGCCGACCCCGTCCCCGAACGGCACCTCGGCCCCCGATACACAGGCGGTGGGCAAGGAGGAGCCCGTGGTCTTCACCGCCCTCAGTGATCAGTTCCCCCTGCGGCCATCCTACTACGGACGGAACCCGCCTTCATTCGGCGAGCCGGCGACCGGCCAGTTGATCACCCAGGTGACGAAGGGGGGTGGCGCCACCGACATCGGCGTATACCTCTATCTGCCCGACCTCTCCTCTGACGTGGTGAAGGTCAACGCGTCGTTCGCCGGCGGTTCACCGGTCTCGGTGCAGCTGGTGAGCGATGGGGCTTCCGGCTGTTACGGCCTGCTGAACGACGGCTCGTCACCGGCGGGCAGCAACTGGACCTGGCACTACGGCGGCAGCGGGTCCCCGTATCACAACATCACCCTGACGATCTCTACCTTTGCCCTGGGCACCCACGAGCTGCACACCTATGCCCTGGACGCCGGGTCGGGAGTCCACATCTCCGAGGTGGCCGCCAGCTCCTACTCTGTCTACGGCTCCGGGGGAGCGTCCAGCACCCTCTGGATGTTCGACACCGAGATGGTGAGCGATATGACTGATCCCTTTGTTCCAGGAACGGTGTACAACCTCACCTTCAAGGACGCCTGCCGTTACGACGAGTACCGTGGCGAGGTTCGCTCGGTCTTCAAGTGCCCCGATGCGATCAGCGTATGGTCGGTCGGTGGGGATGGTAACGGGACGTTGCTCATCCCCAACAGCCTCGGGGAATATATCGTCCCCTGGACCTACAACGGGACCGCCCATGAGGTCCACCTGCGGGTGCAGATGGGCGCGCCGGGAGGGAACTACCCGCTGGCGACCGGACAGTACTGGCTCGAGGACGCATCCACGGGAATGGTCCTATCACCGGTCGACGGTTCAGGGGCGATCGGGACGGTGTTCGCCGTTCGGGGGCCGCAGGTCTAGGCAAAGCTCCTATCGTCCGGCCGGAGCCTTGACCGCGTTGATGAAGGCCACGGTATCGAGAGTCATCGGCCTTATCTCGGTGCACAGTTTTCTGGCCCGATCGAAGAACTCGTCGAACTCCCCGCTCTCCCTCCACGCCTTCATGCTCTCCAGGTCCTGCCACGGCCCGATGGTCACGAAGCGCTGCGGGAAGGCCCGCTCCCTCAGTAAGTGGACCCCCATCGCCCCCTGCCGGTTCCTGCTCGTCCACTCCGCGAACGACCTCCAGGCCTCCACGAACTCGTCTTCCATGCCCTTCTTGACGTCCCATATGGCCATCGAGAATAGGCTGCCTCCGGTGGTCATCTTCGATCCCTCGCGATGTCCTTGGCAATCGGGACTATTTTAGACGTCGCCGATCCCTTGGCCCGACTTAGGGCACCTTCTTGATCAGGGGGCGCTCACTCTTTCTTACGCTCCTGATCCAGCCTTTCCTCCCAGTCGGCTGGGCGCTCCCGGAAGCCCCGCGATCGCCAGAAGGCAATGTTGTTGGGGTTTCTTTGGTTCGAGCGGTCGTTGCGGTACTGCATGTACTTGTGGGTGCTCATCGGCTTTCCGCCCTCATCGGTCACCCTGAGATCATCGCACCGCTTGACATCGGCCTTTATCTGAGAGGCGGGGGATCCCTGCATCAGCTTGCTGCTCCGCGCCAGGAGCTGTAGCACGTGGCATCCGAAGCCGAAGGACTCGCACTTGGCGACCAAGAACGCCGACAGGGAGTTGGCCTCCCCCACCACTTCGGCCCTCCTCTCGTGATCATGGATGTAGTCGAGTACAATGGTGATGTCTTTGTCCCCGGTGACCAAGATCATGATGTCCGGACAGTCCTGATCGTGCAGCCGATCGACCAGGGCGCAGTGCATAGACGGGTCCGTCAAGCTCTTGCCGAAGGAGAACGCTCCGGTCCTGGAGTCCACTCGCTTGAACGACTTGCTCTCCTGAAAGTAGAAGCCATTGAGCTCGTAGTCCTCACGGGTCTTCTGCGACCTCCATAGGGTCGCCTCGTCCAGGAAGACCTTGGCCTCGGTCACCTCGCCAAGGGTTTGAGCATGCTCCATGAGCAGGCTGCCCACCCGCTCTAGCAGGTCGTGGTCGCCCGAGGTGTACAGCCCCCGCTCCATATTGGGCCCGTCCACGTAGATGCCCACCGTGGTCATCGGGCCCCACCTTCTCGCAGTGCGCTCAGGACGCGATCGTCAAGATCCTCCTCCCTCACTGAGACGTCTAAAAGGGCCAGCAACGCCCGGGGGATGGTGAATGTGACCTTTTGCATCCCCTCCAGCTGTCCTACCAGCTGTTCGGCCAGGGCGTAGCTGTACCTGGCCAACGACTCATAGTAATCGAGGACGGTGATCTTGGCCACGATCTCCCTGGCCAGGTCCTCGGTCAATTCCTCTCGCTCCGCCCGCCCTATCAGCGCATGGACCTCATTGTCGAGCTGGTCGATATCCGGTCGGGGGAAGTGCTGGGGATCACGATACAGGTCGCGGGACAGGGCCATCAGCTTGTCGGCAAAAACCAGGCCCACGGCGTGCGCGGCGGCCTCGGTAACCATCACGTCGTCGAGGACGAACCGATCGGTATCTCGGTCGAGGCGCAGATCGAAGCCCAGCACGGAGTAGTTCCGTTCCCCGCATTCGGGGTCCTGGACATTGATCGGGAACCGGACCTCCGATCTGATGCCGGTCAGCTGCATGAGCCTGGAGCGGAAGGCGGAAAGGCCCTCCGCGCTCATGGGCCGGGGAACGCTGGCCACCATCCCGCTGGCGGTGGGATCCTCCACCATCATCGATTCGATGCTCAGCGCCTCCTGCAATACGACCTCGTCCCCGGCGGTGGCACCGTGGACCACCACCTGGCAGCCCTTGATGCGCGGGTCCCTCCTTTCGCTCACCAGGAACTCTACCAGATCGTAGTAGTCGGGATTCTCCGTACGAGCCAGGCCGAAGGACCGAGAGGTGTGGTACAGGCCAATGGTCAAGCTCCTTCGCGACGGGGCGATCTCGAGGTGGAACACCCCCTGCTCAGGGGACACCACCTCCCAGTAGTCCTCGATGACCTCTGGAGGGTGGGAGAACTCGCTCCTTCCGTGGATGTTATTGAGGCGGAACAGGTTCTTCAGGAAGTATCGGGAGTACTTCTTGAGGTCCTCTGGGACACTATCCTTGTCCATGCGCAGGCGCAGCACCGGAGGGGGCACTGTCCCTTCCTCCCCGCCCCCCAGTTCATCGGCTTCGACCTCCTCCGCAGCGGTGCGTTTCCTGGTCCAGTCGTTCAGAGAGAGCCTCAGCAGGCCAGCTTTATCCTCGCCCATCGACCCCTCCATGCTGTCGAGCGTCTCTCTCACCAGCGGAGCGAGGAGACGGCGCATGAGGTCGTCCCGGCTCTCTCCGGTCCTGGCCATCACCTCCAGCATCCGGCACAGGGTAGAGGTGCGCAGCTGTACGGCTCGCGAGGTCATCTGGGTAAAGCTCCTCCGGAAAACGGCCTCGCCGTCGAACTCCAGAGTCCGAAGGAGGAGGGAGGTGTCCTCATCTCTGCCCTCCAAGCGGCTCTCCTCGATGAGGTCCATCACTCTCTTGCGCGGCAGCAGATGTATCAGGTCCCCGCACCGCACCGGGAGGAGGTTCTGCATGGCGGCAAGGATCTCGGCATCGGCGGCCTGCTGGATGGGCACCTCGCGGGATGACATGCCCCATGTAACGGGTTAGGCCCATATGCCCTTTTCGTGCCTACAGGTCCACGGTCACGCAGTCCCGGTCCACCGTGACTGGGTAGGAACGTAGATCTAGAGCCCTCCCCTCCACGCCCACCGGTCCGCTGACCACCTTGCCGTCGCGTACATCATACCGCGCGGCGTGGCGGGGGCACTCCACGATGAACCCGTCCAAGTGTCCTCGGGAGAGGTCGGCAAGGCCATGGGAGCATATCCCGTCCATGGCGTGGAAGGTCCCCTCGACGTTGACCACCAGCACCGTGCGGCCTAGGACGTCCACGTTGATCATCTGTCCAGGTCGGAGGTCGGTGGTCAGGCATACCTTCATCTTCACGGCGTCACCGGTGCCATATCTCATCGGAGGATACTTCAATACGACGCTCCCCGGCACGCTACAACTCCATCTCAAGGTCCTTATTGGCGGTCATGGGCAAAGCTCGACCTTGGTCGGGAAAGTCCTCGGAAGCCGCGTCGTGAGGGCGCATTCCGGGCCTTCGGGCACGAGAAGCCTTTCCGACCTATCGATGTGGGGTCGACTGGTCGATCCTGGTCCAGACCACCAGTCATCGATCGGCCCTCAGCCATAGGCCATGCGTGCGACGTCCGACCAGATCGAATCCGAATATCAAAGCTCAGCGCTTCTTCTGACGCCACACGATGGCCAGGATGCCGCCGATGATGCCCAGCACCGACCCGATGACGTAGCCTCCTCCCAGGAACAGTGCCAGGAAGGAGAGGAAGGCGATGGTGGACCCCTCGGCCACGTTGTACTGCGGTCGCGCCACTAGGGTGGCTGCGGCCGAACCGATGATGATGGCCACTAAGATCATGATCGCACCCAGGACCACATTGGCCAGCCCGGTCCAACCTCCGTACTCTATCGTCGACCAGATGGATAGGACGAAGATGAACATGAGTCCCTGAACCAGGATGAGCAGCGCCCCGATGGCCGATAGCCAGAACGCAGCCTTGGGATAATTGTCCCGGGCCAGCATCTCGTTGTCCAGCTCCCTCAGTTTGATTGATTCCGTCATGTCTCCTCCATTATTATCTGCTAGGATAATGAACGTCCACAGCCCCTATTTTAACCCCTCCAGCCTCCCCCGGGCAGGTCCGTTCGCAGCAGGGAGCTACGGACGCTACTGCTTGGCGATCGGTGGATGATAAAGGGGAAAGGGCTGATGGAGCCTAGGACGGGACCGTCCTGGGTGTCCAGAAAA encodes the following:
- a CDS encoding PAS domain S-box protein, whose translation is MIRVLYVDDEEALLEIGKAFLEMSGDLSVDTINSAEGAEMMMASTSYDAVISDYQMPVMNGIDFLKLLRRRNNKMPFILFTGKGREQVVIEALNEGADFYLQKGGEPTAQFVELEYKIKEAVRRRRAEESALTSNAKLNAALHSMTDAVLIADPQGGIVEVNEAFVRFHRLKDKKEAFKRLSQCLDRNEVFLPDGTPVVADQRSVPRALRGETATGVEYRLQRKDTGESWWGSYSFGPIRDEVGAIVGAVVAVRDITEKKESVERLKRSEKNLADAQRIAHIGSWEWNFRTGELSWSDEMYRIFGEDRQRFTPTMDAFYRYIHPDDRELVKREIDKIMLGNSPINFDFRIVTTAGSVRVLNVFGEIARFDEEGKPLIVIGSDQDITDRKKAELRLLWSNDLMKNIVEHSRSGIAVLDRDLRYLYASKRFFEEYNVSSEDVIGRHHYEVFPDLPQRFRDVHQRALAGEVLSAEDDPYQRSDGSITWTRWECRPWYDAEDVVGGIILYAEVINAHKKVKESSLLFKHAMDSSLNANFIIDDEAILAYANQTFMDLVKVSSKEELVGHKVRDFLILSDEKRTEAYESIARTGHWYSQAEFARRDGSSIMGEMCLSRVEDDKGRDLGFITGSILNLNERLRLERDLKESDDRYRALFEAIPDPIFQMDAETGGILDVNPAAVRTYGFSHDELVRMQNTDLSAEPEKAPSVVTAAQEVIPVRYHRRRDGTVFPVEITSNAYDQKGRRVLIAIGRDVTERKEAEDRLRESEAKYREVFTNADDGIHIHEANERGEPGRFIDINDSACRMLGYSRDEVLGMGPLDIAASYHDPPLDQILESLRIHGRARFETELRRKDGLMVPVEINAHTLMTGDSVITTSVVRDITDKKRRTNALKLANRKLNLLSSITRHDLNNLLTIINGNLALLEREHPELAGNSRVKNISANAERMGDIIAFTKTYENLGNTDPEWQTIREVVQKAAGGINLGAVRLVNDIPPSEQVLADPLIVKVFYSLLDNAIRHGGEVTEIRLWVERDGTDLKIICQDDGVGIAAEEKERVFQLGYGKNTGLGLFLAREIFGLTGAQIQEVGELGQGARFEIIVPPNVFRE
- a CDS encoding MMPL family transporter, yielding MLDRLANMIVKHPKAIVVFWIAVLLISIPAMMQLNSVVSYQITDGASSSYESLKAQDIIDENFQTAVANGTAFIVLQSDNVTDAEIRDYVLALQERIESSKDITYFGNISSIYSVSDLVIAGYVQQLGPNLYSAETQVNTSAFLLYGIPYIYEQNWAYIHSTYPSYTTAQVDGAAYAATGQYLEQALATADASNKTMANGYYHAFTGVWNATAASPTLSSDPMARANYSISMVAPTFISQLPSEYQPVMNATLSSFNLQMFSNPEVVKSAVHSFTLNLVSQKAGITNMTFLQDIYNLGPTYDAAKVNEYAHSVMTNGTLSSYPVQIPATYLSSFVASNNHTMLVMVGFTVDANYVTDDGDKPLLDDVKVIRNIVSDLNSAQHSSITTYVTGDAAISSDMKSSSERDLAIIEPLTIIIIIVLMGIMFRSVLAQWIPLGAVAIAIGISEALVFFIGTYVANVMYFVTTLLVTVLLGVGTDYSIFLMTRYKEERIKGATREQAVHTAVTWAGESILTSGATVIIAFLAMSTASYSMVQTMGLILGLAIVVALLVALTLVPSLIMVFGNRIFWPNNGQRWKRYCEKYNQKKAAGNRGYFHRAASNAVKYSKIIVIVAILASLPAAYIYATAETSFDFIGSIGSSESTDGLHALSQDFGAGLIMPTYVVMDSSDVTIYNGTGLNMQYMDAVENITATIAANHEVQSITSPTRPYGELVDYHNFSGLSAEIQQKILSMVGTNNQTVLITVTLTDEPMSTASVNLMPTLRDELNNAVGNESILSGTQILVGGQSAVIHDLSVDMNHQFTFIETLVVIGIFIVLMLVLGSVLLPAFAVVSIALSIAWSFAATYFVFGVWMDVPLLFLVPLILFVMLMGIGMDYNVFILTRIREEAHKGKGTNDAVIDAVEATGGIITALALIMAGAFGSLMLSTNTMLQEFGFALAFAVLCDAMIVRTYIVPAAMSLMGEKAWWAPGRLQRVGKREKLDKKEGPKDVQ
- a CDS encoding NYN domain-containing protein codes for the protein MTTVGIYVDGPNMERGLYTSGDHDLLERVGSLLMEHAQTLGEVTEAKVFLDEATLWRSQKTREDYELNGFYFQESKSFKRVDSRTGAFSFGKSLTDPSMHCALVDRLHDQDCPDIMILVTGDKDITIVLDYIHDHERRAEVVGEANSLSAFLVAKCESFGFGCHVLQLLARSSKLMQGSPASQIKADVKRCDDLRVTDEGGKPMSTHKYMQYRNDRSNQRNPNNIAFWRSRGFRERPADWEERLDQERKKE
- a CDS encoding antibiotic biosynthesis monooxygenase family protein, giving the protein MTTGGSLFSMAIWDVKKGMEDEFVEAWRSFAEWTSRNRQGAMGVHLLRERAFPQRFVTIGPWQDLESMKAWRESGEFDEFFDRARKLCTEIRPMTLDTVAFINAVKAPAGR
- a CDS encoding TetR/AcrR family transcriptional regulator; translation: MTNNIHGRLFIDKNDCNYYHSRVDTGEQLTMGRKIESIITKVREDKGRGRLVGLNEQRRNETTDRIICVSKELFARNGYAKTTTRQIAEAAGILNGSLFHLFPTKEDILKGVMVSIYNDALEEAEQYLKGNKDIIITVGYPAALELYAAYKDHRASELLFEAHSSWKVMNGLVDRSIDWMESRLNGFASDEEKERYRLDYIIIWGCLCALISECYHGQPRGFDPALRSILKVICSLNDISVEDADSVDAELIEILRNGKTVISKFDFK
- a CDS encoding methyltransferase domain-containing protein, producing MDEVRVLPVDKERKMEDIRARFAEGSTSYDGRITRIIPRYSEMLDALISSVMPRWNRMPRVLDIGCGTGALSAAVLRSRPEAELTCLDMTKEMLDIARQRLSGHDNVGYVVADIHDFQLDGPYDAVVSSLALHHIGSDEEKKAIYRKVFDALRSGGCFYNADLVLASNDDLQEVYMAKWKEFMYRSFSHEEVDHAHITRYRQEDSPAKLVDHLRWMGDVGFRDLDVVWKYYNFAVYGGTK
- a CDS encoding Rieske 2Fe-2S domain-containing protein: MPGSVVLKYPPMRYGTGDAVKMKVCLTTDLRPGQMINVDVLGRTVLVVNVEGTFHAMDGICSHGLADLSRGHLDGFIVECPRHAARYDVRDGKVVSGPVGVEGRALDLRSYPVTVDRDCVTVDL